A region of Sulfurimonas sp. DNA encodes the following proteins:
- a CDS encoding TnsA endonuclease N-terminal domain-containing protein has product MSSNTMKFTQRKLKKNYRSITGYFPSVKNDISIGFESKLEKTFFLMLEFDDDVLTYQEQPQIKIVLDGRKKTYSADCFIKRVDSSILRDTLVEVKYTSELEKEKEYFEKKFKAIRQTTDELDLDFIIFTEEDYSDDYISNLDFLYRYITQDREKSYDENIKILLKDKKLTARDIAEQISESPSEFLIISNAIWGLVADKQLSTDLHLSQIDMNSKVKVVN; this is encoded by the coding sequence ATGAGTTCTAATACGATGAAATTCACTCAACGAAAACTTAAAAAGAACTATCGCTCAATAACCGGTTACTTCCCAAGTGTTAAAAATGATATCTCTATTGGCTTCGAATCTAAACTGGAGAAGACTTTTTTTCTTATGCTTGAGTTTGATGATGATGTTTTAACTTACCAAGAGCAACCACAGATAAAAATAGTATTAGATGGTAGAAAAAAAACATATAGTGCTGACTGTTTTATAAAAAGAGTAGATAGCTCAATATTGCGAGACACCCTAGTAGAAGTCAAATATACAAGTGAACTTGAAAAAGAGAAAGAATATTTTGAAAAAAAGTTTAAAGCCATTAGACAAACGACAGATGAATTAGATTTAGATTTTATTATTTTTACAGAGGAAGACTATTCAGATGATTATATATCCAATCTTGACTTTCTATATAGATATATAACGCAAGATAGAGAAAAAAGTTATGATGAAAATATAAAGATACTACTTAAAGACAAAAAGCTTACTGCAAGAGATATAGCTGAACAAATAAGTGAGAGTCCATCTGAATTTCTTATTATTTCAAATGCTATTTGGGGATTGGTTGCTGACAAACAATTAAGTACAGATTTACATTTATCACAAATAGATATGAATTCTAAAGTGAAGGTAGTAAATTGA
- a CDS encoding helix-turn-helix domain-containing protein codes for MLYYFEQDEKIVHISHEELGDIIGTSREVISRILKGFENNNIVKLSRLKIEIC; via the coding sequence TTGCTTTATTACTTTGAGCAAGATGAAAAAATAGTTCATATCTCACATGAAGAGTTAGGGGATATCATAGGGACTTCTCGTGAAGTTATAAGTAGAATATTAAAAGGTTTTGAAAATAACAATATTGTTAAGCTATCAAGATTAAAAATAGAAATTTGTTAA
- a CDS encoding DUF234 domain-containing protein: MEISTPTFELIKKLILDDYTYIRNDISDTTTGMPLFHSILSGIALGDGRTHSAFKKANITNEVGIKAITELCEMEVIRLEPSKKEFTTWADDYKISDKLLFNTPFMRFWFAFVSPIFKGIKEGDYKEVQKRFENKQADFVSFMFEQLSLELVKLEFKNDPIVESGSYWDKDVEIDLYAKTKSGKIVVGSCRYSNSKVKKSELTKLQEKCEVAKIKADIFVISSKKGFSSELKALKGDNLKLFTLKNLIKLV, translated from the coding sequence ATGGAAATTAGTACACCAACATTTGAACTTATCAAAAAACTTATCTTAGATGATTACACTTATATTCGTAATGATATAAGTGATACCACCACAGGGATGCCTCTTTTTCACTCTATCTTAAGCGGTATAGCTTTAGGAGATGGAAGAACACACTCTGCTTTTAAAAAAGCAAATATAACTAACGAAGTTGGTATAAAAGCTATAACTGAACTTTGTGAAATGGAAGTTATAAGACTAGAACCATCTAAAAAAGAGTTTACAACTTGGGCAGATGACTATAAAATCTCAGATAAACTTCTTTTTAACACACCCTTTATGCGTTTTTGGTTTGCTTTTGTATCGCCTATTTTTAAAGGCATAAAAGAGGGAGATTATAAAGAAGTTCAAAAAAGGTTTGAAAATAAACAAGCTGATTTTGTAAGTTTTATGTTTGAGCAACTATCTTTAGAGCTAGTAAAACTTGAATTTAAAAATGACCCAATTGTTGAGAGTGGAAGTTACTGGGATAAAGATGTAGAGATAGACCTCTATGCCAAAACAAAATCTGGAAAAATCGTAGTCGGTTCATGTAGATACTCAAATTCTAAAGTCAAAAAAAGTGAACTTACAAAACTTCAAGAAAAATGTGAAGTAGCAAAAATCAAAGCTGATATATTTGTTATATCTTCAAAAAAAGGTTTTTCTAGCGAACTTAAAGCACTAAAGGGAGATAATTTAAAACTCTTTACTCTCAAAAACTTAATAAAATTGGTTTGA
- a CDS encoding RBBP9/YdeN family alpha/beta hydrolase, whose amino-acid sequence MKEKVLLLHGWGGSDFPHWQSWLAGELAKDYGKVSFLKFSNFDFPNKNDWKNELIKELDDFKPDIVICHSLANTLWFHLCNEENIKSVKQLFLVAPPSLNSKIDEVNSFFPVTIPKNLNADEALLICSTNDPYMTLDEAKSLQKELKVEMHVVKDAGHINADSGFGKWPWMLQILQDN is encoded by the coding sequence ATGAAAGAAAAAGTTTTACTTCTACATGGTTGGGGAGGAAGTGATTTTCCTCATTGGCAAAGTTGGCTTGCTGGGGAGTTAGCTAAAGATTATGGTAAGGTTAGCTTTTTAAAATTCTCAAACTTTGATTTTCCAAATAAAAATGATTGGAAAAACGAGTTAATCAAAGAACTTGACGATTTTAAACCAGATATAGTAATTTGTCACTCTTTAGCAAATACTTTATGGTTTCATCTATGTAATGAGGAAAATATAAAAAGCGTTAAACAGCTTTTTTTAGTTGCTCCACCTAGCTTAAACTCTAAAATAGATGAAGTAAACAGCTTCTTTCCTGTAACTATTCCTAAAAATCTAAATGCAGATGAAGCACTACTTATTTGCTCCACTAATGACCCATATATGACTTTAGATGAAGCAAAAAGTTTACAAAAAGAACTAAAGGTAGAGATGCATGTAGTAAAAGATGCAGGACATATTAATGCTGATAGTGGTTTTGGTAAATGGCCATGGATGCTTCAAATACTACAAGACAACTAA
- a CDS encoding GNAT family N-acetyltransferase → MLYYAMRLDTVDKKVQAFPKLDIYYKFYGLSSKDLGLYALDNHTIAGAVWIRQLKEEDNANAFIDANTPVLQIAVKPEFRNKGIGFAMMEQFFIEAAASFEQISLSVLKDSKAIIFYERLGFTKVEGSNATSPIDKKPVFTMLKKLVRKEILRPSDGYDPRKWMD, encoded by the coding sequence ATGCTCTATTATGCAATGCGACTCGATACAGTAGATAAAAAAGTTCAAGCTTTTCCAAAGCTAGATATATACTACAAATTTTACGGTTTATCAAGTAAAGATTTAGGTCTATATGCACTTGATAATCATACTATCGCTGGAGCAGTCTGGATTAGACAACTTAAAGAAGAAGATAATGCAAATGCTTTTATAGATGCTAATACTCCTGTTTTACAAATCGCTGTAAAACCTGAATTTAGAAACAAAGGTATAGGTTTTGCAATGATGGAACAATTTTTCATAGAAGCTGCCGCTAGTTTTGAGCAAATAAGTCTCAGTGTACTAAAAGACTCCAAGGCTATAATCTTTTATGAAAGACTTGGATTTACAAAAGTTGAAGGCTCAAATGCAACTAGTCCGATTGACAAAAAACCTGTTTTTACAATGCTTAAAAAATTGGTTAGAAAAGAGATACTTAGACCAAGTGATGGCTATGACCCTAGAAAATGGATGGATTAA
- a CDS encoding DUF4395 domain-containing protein, whose amino-acid sequence MDTSCPIAFREIDGTIVRIGAFFVSLVVVAYLFTSQIFLLIFLVIDFYIRIYWHKPYSLIFQLSRFVKKILKLDSDMTDAGSKRLAAQFGLLFSIMLIVEGFVGFDFALYLTAGALLVCTSLEVLFGYCVGCKIYFIIKKVYPGFMS is encoded by the coding sequence ATGGATACATCATGCCCAATAGCATTTAGAGAGATAGATGGAACTATTGTTAGAATAGGAGCTTTCTTTGTTTCGCTTGTGGTTGTTGCATATCTTTTCACTTCGCAAATATTTTTACTTATTTTTTTAGTGATAGACTTTTATATCCGCATTTATTGGCATAAACCTTATAGTCTAATTTTTCAACTCTCTCGTTTTGTAAAAAAAATATTAAAATTAGACTCAGATATGACAGATGCTGGATCAAAAAGGTTAGCTGCACAATTTGGCTTACTTTTTTCTATAATGCTTATAGTAGAAGGATTTGTAGGTTTTGATTTTGCTCTTTATTTAACTGCAGGAGCATTGTTGGTTTGTACATCTTTAGAAGTTCTATTTGGTTACTGTGTTGGTTGTAAAATCTACTTTATCATTAAAAAAGTATATCCAGGTTTTATGAGCTAA
- a CDS encoding molybdopterin-dependent oxidoreductase, producing MQRRNFLKLSLVASSLLLSSSALASLTSQPITSQRVSKIAFPEKKPLITYSDRPPILETPIDFFTKAITPNDEFFVRWHMPRIPTHKNIDMYRIKVDGFVQNPLYLSIKNLKQNYEQVEITAVLQCGGNSRSAFSPITGGIQWGNGAMGCAKFKGVRLNDILKDAKMHKGASWVGLNGDDKAAFHKTANFVRELKLDEIENDVIIAYEMNDEDLPFLNGYPVRLIIPGNYADSWVKMLSNITISKEYKEMFYMDKAYRIPDNECECESPDAIVVKTKAIQKMNVKSIIAYPNSGDTFKRNSNIKLKGVAFDSGSGIKDVKISIDSGKTWHKAELEKELSSHAFRAFSFAFRVKHKGKLTLMAKAINNLGEAQPFSKDIAWNHGGYRYNGIDSTTIEVV from the coding sequence ATGCAAAGGCGTAATTTTTTAAAACTATCCCTAGTTGCTTCTTCACTGCTTCTTTCATCATCTGCATTAGCTAGCTTGACTTCTCAACCTATAACTTCTCAAAGAGTTTCAAAGATTGCATTCCCTGAAAAAAAACCTCTTATTACTTACTCTGACAGACCTCCAATCTTAGAAACACCTATTGATTTTTTTACAAAAGCCATCACTCCTAATGATGAGTTTTTTGTTCGATGGCATATGCCTCGTATTCCAACACATAAAAATATTGATATGTACCGAATAAAAGTAGATGGCTTTGTTCAAAATCCTCTTTATCTATCCATAAAAAACTTAAAACAAAACTATGAACAAGTAGAAATAACTGCTGTTTTACAATGTGGGGGAAATTCGAGATCAGCATTTTCACCAATAACTGGTGGCATCCAGTGGGGAAATGGTGCTATGGGTTGTGCAAAATTTAAAGGTGTTAGATTAAATGATATTTTAAAAGATGCAAAAATGCATAAAGGGGCAAGCTGGGTAGGCTTAAATGGTGATGACAAAGCAGCTTTTCACAAAACTGCAAACTTTGTAAGAGAGTTAAAACTTGATGAGATAGAAAATGATGTCATTATTGCTTATGAAATGAACGATGAAGACTTACCTTTTTTGAACGGTTACCCTGTTCGTCTTATCATACCAGGAAATTATGCAGATAGTTGGGTAAAGATGCTAAGTAATATAACTATCTCAAAAGAATACAAAGAGATGTTTTATATGGATAAAGCTTACCGTATCCCAGATAATGAGTGCGAATGTGAAAGCCCCGATGCTATAGTTGTAAAAACTAAAGCAATACAAAAGATGAATGTGAAGTCAATTATTGCTTATCCAAACTCTGGAGATACTTTTAAAAGAAATTCTAACATTAAACTAAAAGGTGTTGCCTTTGATAGTGGTAGTGGTATTAAAGATGTTAAAATCTCTATTGATAGTGGAAAAACATGGCACAAAGCAGAACTAGAAAAAGAACTCTCTTCTCACGCTTTTAGAGCTTTTAGTTTTGCCTTTAGGGTAAAACATAAAGGAAAACTAACATTAATGGCAAAAGCTATTAACAATCTTGGAGAGGCTCAACCTTTTTCTAAAGATATTGCTTGGAATCATGGTGGATATAGATATAACGGAATCGATAGTACTACTATTGAAGTGGTATAA
- a CDS encoding sulfite:cytochrome C oxidoreductase subunit B, translated as MKILLLTLLTFMSLSAEYTKDIKLPNITFVMAKDKNFTAMQRNCQWCHSYGYILNQGNQSRKFWNGVVVKMRDVYKAPITDKDEKIITEYLFKHYGK; from the coding sequence ATGAAAATATTATTATTAACATTATTAACTTTTATGAGTTTATCAGCAGAATATACTAAAGATATAAAACTACCTAATATTACCTTTGTTATGGCAAAAGATAAAAACTTTACAGCTATGCAAAGAAATTGTCAATGGTGCCACTCTTATGGTTATATCTTAAATCAAGGTAATCAATCACGAAAATTTTGGAATGGTGTTGTTGTCAAAATGAGAGATGTTTATAAAGCCCCGATAACTGATAAAGATGAAAAAATAATTACAGAATATTTATTTAAACACTATGGAAAGTAG
- a CDS encoding diguanylate cyclase translates to MKSFNIQFENEKSLNFFVESNKIVDYENILIQVFTGIIDEKHSLKISYLLKKMLPHSHIIGTTTSGEIYKHKIHNKTTLISISVFDSTTVKSKFYKLDGSFRISNIKDDLIMDNTKVLIIFSDGLKSDAERLLKKISLLKPEIIIAGGRAGDNLEFKKTYIFDEQTQSDDACVIASLSSDDLIVNNEYLLNWTPIGKDMIVTKVDGNILYELDNTPVVEIYKKYLGRDIVDDLLFSSLDFPLIIKRDKLLIARGAVAKTEDNALVFAGNFEQGDVVRFSIGNMEDVINDTAKYFSYYNQMPAESIFVYSCSARKFLMGDKLEDEMNILESLAPTVGFFTYGEYFHSSNIAEILNITTTFLTLSETSKIKKRTLNNVPTQKYDVVKKALTHLIKVTTKELEHTSTYDLLTEVHNRAEYIKRIGLKLKSASRYKEKFGIILVDIDYFKLVNDNYGHAVGDSVLKKFASILSKNVREDDFVARWGGEEFVIIANHVSVKDLERLTKKLQKVIAKTSFTPVPKLTASFGLSIYIEGDGEETLFRRVDNAMYAAKKDGRNTYMIG, encoded by the coding sequence ATGAAAAGTTTTAATATCCAGTTTGAAAATGAAAAATCTTTAAATTTTTTTGTTGAATCTAATAAAATAGTTGATTATGAAAATATATTAATCCAAGTTTTTACTGGAATCATTGACGAAAAACATAGTTTAAAAATATCCTATTTACTTAAAAAGATGCTTCCTCATTCTCACATTATTGGTACTACAACAAGTGGTGAAATATATAAACATAAAATCCATAATAAAACTACACTCATCTCTATTAGTGTCTTTGATAGCACAACTGTAAAGTCAAAGTTTTATAAACTAGACGGAAGTTTTAGAATAAGTAATATTAAAGATGATTTAATTATGGATAACACAAAGGTGTTAATCATTTTTAGCGATGGACTAAAGAGTGATGCGGAGAGATTACTTAAAAAAATATCTCTTTTAAAACCTGAAATCATAATAGCTGGTGGTCGAGCAGGGGATAACTTAGAGTTTAAGAAAACTTATATATTTGACGAACAAACGCAAAGTGATGATGCTTGTGTAATAGCTAGTTTAAGTTCAGATGACTTAATTGTAAATAATGAGTACCTTCTAAATTGGACACCAATTGGTAAAGATATGATAGTTACCAAAGTAGATGGGAATATATTATATGAATTAGATAATACCCCAGTCGTTGAAATATATAAAAAATATCTTGGAAGAGATATTGTAGATGATCTTCTATTTTCATCTTTAGACTTTCCACTAATAATAAAAAGAGATAAACTTCTAATAGCAAGAGGTGCTGTTGCTAAAACAGAAGATAATGCTTTGGTATTTGCAGGAAATTTTGAACAAGGAGATGTTGTAAGGTTTAGTATAGGTAATATGGAAGATGTTATTAATGATACGGCTAAATATTTTAGTTACTATAATCAGATGCCTGCTGAATCTATTTTTGTTTACTCATGTTCTGCAAGAAAATTCTTGATGGGAGATAAGCTTGAAGATGAGATGAATATACTAGAGTCTTTAGCACCTACAGTTGGTTTCTTTACTTATGGAGAGTACTTTCACTCCTCAAACATAGCAGAAATCTTAAATATAACAACCACCTTTTTAACTCTTTCTGAAACATCAAAAATAAAAAAAAGAACTCTAAATAATGTCCCTACACAAAAATATGATGTTGTTAAAAAAGCATTAACACACCTCATAAAGGTTACAACAAAAGAGCTAGAGCATACTTCTACCTATGATTTATTGACTGAAGTTCATAATAGAGCAGAATATATAAAAAGAATAGGTTTGAAATTAAAAAGTGCTTCAAGATATAAAGAAAAATTTGGCATAATACTTGTAGATATAGACTATTTTAAACTTGTAAATGACAACTATGGGCATGCAGTTGGTGATAGTGTCTTAAAAAAGTTTGCATCTATACTTTCAAAAAATGTTAGAGAAGATGATTTTGTAGCTAGATGGGGAGGAGAAGAATTTGTAATTATTGCTAATCATGTAAGTGTAAAAGATTTAGAAAGATTGACTAAAAAACTTCAAAAAGTTATAGCAAAAACATCTTTTACTCCTGTACCTAAGCTGACAGCTTCTTTTGGTCTTAGCATCTACATAGAAGGTGATGGAGAGGAGACACTTTTCAGAAGAGTAGATAATGCTATGTACGCTGCTAAAAAAGATGGTAGAAATACTTATATGATTGGATAA
- a CDS encoding ABC-F family ATP-binding cassette domain-containing protein, translating to MIQLTNISKNYAKQELFNNLNFKVNSGNRIGLVGRNGSGKSTIFKLILGEESADAGDLFIPKNYKIGTLKQHLTFSKKSLREEATLALSEEMQYDVYRVEKILFGLGFVQDDLDKDPLSFSGGYQIRINLAKLLVTQPNLLLLDEPTNYLDIVSLRWLKTFLRTFEGEVIIITHNREFMDDVTTHTMGIVRKSVKLLQGNTYKFYEQLQANDELHSKQKVSQDKKVKELEEFIAKNKARASTASLAQSKVKQLEKMDLLDDLNFDNSLEFNFNFKDTPAKVLLDVKNLSFGYSTDKILFKDISFNLQKGECLGIIGKNGKGKSTLLNTIAKELNQMTGKINYHTTTSFAHFGQTNIAHLSDKNSVIDEIYVGNPKLSEASVRSICGAMMFSGDSAKKKISLLSGGEKSRVMLGQILAKNVNLLFLDEPTNHLDMESIEALTLAIKTFKGSVVIVTHSEELLKRVCDRLIIFSKDGAEYFDGGYELFLEKIGWDEESQEQTKTKKAPKTNHKENKKLRAELVRQRNSKTSPLKKKVQKLEDKIMQVEELLELHHNELIELSNSGDSASLMELSKKVSAEETEIEELFEEFEVEQTKLDELILEFEQQISNLD from the coding sequence ATGATTCAACTAACAAATATTTCAAAAAACTACGCAAAACAAGAACTTTTTAACAACCTGAACTTTAAAGTTAATTCTGGCAACCGCATCGGACTAGTAGGAAGAAACGGAAGTGGAAAATCAACGATTTTTAAACTTATTTTAGGTGAAGAAAGTGCAGATGCTGGTGATCTTTTCATCCCAAAAAACTACAAAATTGGTACTTTAAAACAGCATCTTACCTTTAGTAAGAAATCACTAAGAGAAGAAGCTACTTTAGCTTTGAGTGAAGAGATGCAATATGATGTTTATAGAGTTGAGAAAATTCTTTTTGGTTTGGGCTTTGTTCAAGATGACTTAGACAAAGACCCTCTTTCTTTTTCTGGTGGTTATCAGATTCGCATAAATTTAGCAAAACTTTTAGTAACACAACCTAACCTTTTACTTTTAGATGAGCCGACCAACTACCTTGATATTGTTTCACTAAGATGGTTAAAAACTTTTTTAAGAACTTTTGAGGGCGAAGTTATCATCATAACTCACAATCGGGAGTTTATGGATGATGTAACAACTCACACAATGGGTATAGTACGAAAATCTGTCAAACTTCTTCAAGGTAATACTTACAAGTTTTATGAGCAGTTACAAGCAAATGATGAACTCCATAGCAAACAAAAAGTATCTCAAGATAAAAAGGTAAAAGAATTAGAAGAATTTATAGCAAAAAATAAAGCTCGTGCATCTACGGCATCACTTGCTCAATCAAAAGTCAAACAATTAGAAAAGATGGATTTGCTTGATGATTTAAATTTTGATAATTCTCTTGAGTTTAACTTCAATTTTAAAGATACACCAGCAAAAGTTTTACTTGATGTAAAAAATTTAAGTTTTGGTTATTCAACTGATAAAATATTATTTAAAGATATATCTTTTAACTTGCAAAAGGGTGAATGCCTTGGAATAATAGGTAAAAATGGAAAAGGAAAATCAACTCTACTAAATACTATTGCAAAAGAGTTAAATCAGATGACTGGCAAAATAAATTACCACACAACTACATCTTTTGCTCACTTTGGTCAAACAAATATTGCTCATCTAAGTGATAAAAATAGTGTTATTGATGAGATTTATGTAGGAAATCCTAAACTGAGTGAAGCAAGTGTAAGAAGCATCTGTGGGGCTATGATGTTTAGTGGAGATAGTGCAAAGAAAAAAATCTCACTTCTTTCAGGTGGAGAAAAAAGTCGTGTAATGTTAGGTCAAATCTTAGCAAAAAATGTAAACTTACTCTTTCTTGATGAACCTACAAACCATCTCGATATGGAATCTATTGAAGCATTAACCCTAGCTATAAAAACATTTAAAGGCTCTGTTGTTATTGTTACTCACTCTGAAGAACTACTAAAAAGAGTTTGTGATAGACTCATTATCTTTTCAAAAGATGGCGCAGAGTATTTTGATGGTGGATATGAGCTATTTTTAGAAAAAATTGGTTGGGATGAAGAAAGTCAAGAGCAAACAAAAACAAAAAAAGCTCCAAAAACAAACCATAAAGAAAACAAAAAACTTAGAGCAGAGTTGGTTAGACAAAGAAACTCAAAAACTTCTCCACTTAAGAAAAAAGTACAAAAACTTGAAGATAAAATAATGCAAGTTGAAGAACTTTTAGAACTCCATCATAATGAGCTAATAGAACTTTCAAACTCTGGAGATAGCGCAAGTTTAATGGAACTTTCAAAAAAAGTTTCAGCAGAAGAAACCGAAATTGAAGAATTATTCGAAGAATTTGAAGTTGAACAAACTAAATTAGATGAGTTAATCCTAGAGTTTGAACAACAAATATCAAACTTAGACTAA
- a CDS encoding glutathione peroxidase codes for MSIYKYKVKMINGKEISMSRYKGKVLLIVNVASTCGMTPQYEGLEKLYKTYKKKGFMVLGFPSNEFGQQESEGNEEIAKFCKNTHQINFDMFEKIKVNGDDAIPLYKFLRKEQKGLLWSEKIKWNFTKFLVDANGKVLKRYASPTTPASIEADIKELLV; via the coding sequence TTGAGTATATATAAGTACAAAGTAAAGATGATTAATGGTAAAGAGATTTCTATGTCTAGGTATAAGGGTAAGGTTTTACTTATCGTAAATGTTGCAAGTACTTGTGGCATGACACCGCAATATGAGGGTTTAGAGAAGCTTTATAAAACTTATAAAAAGAAGGGTTTTATGGTTTTAGGTTTCCCATCAAATGAATTTGGACAACAAGAAAGTGAAGGAAATGAAGAAATTGCAAAGTTTTGTAAAAATACTCATCAAATAAATTTTGATATGTTTGAGAAAATCAAGGTAAATGGAGATGATGCCATACCTCTTTATAAGTTCTTAAGAAAAGAACAAAAAGGGCTTTTGTGGAGTGAAAAAATCAAATGGAATTTTACAAAATTTTTAGTAGATGCTAATGGAAAAGTTCTAAAAAGATACGCGTCTCCAACTACACCAGCAAGTATAGAGGCTGATATAAAAGAGCTTTTAGTCTAA
- the dbpA gene encoding ATP-dependent RNA helicase DbpA, which produces MKFSSLPLSKEMLHNLGEIGYKEMTAVQEQSLPFILDGKDVIAEAKTGSGKTAAFGIGLLSKLKVKKFRVQSLVLCPTRELADQVAKELRLLARATHNVKVLTLCGGSAFGPQLGSLEHGAHIIVGTPGRILKHLKKETLSLEDLEILVLDEADRMLDMGFKEEIDEVLLFCKKRKQTLLFSATYTDEIMQVSKTLQHEAVSVKTVSTEKRNNIIERFYESSDAKKLEILINIFSNFKPQNVIVFTNTKIQAKELAENLQKQKIDALAIHGELEQYERNDVLVQFSNKSCPILVATDVAARGLDIKELSMVVNYDLPHQTETYTHRIGRTGRAGKDGLAFTLFSSYEIENIEEYKDETRLFEDALDLKRVNGFEMKPQYITLVIEGGKKDKVRAGDILGALTGDAGLKGSSIGKIDIYERQSYVAIESKLIDEAHEKLNRGKIKNKKFSVWVL; this is translated from the coding sequence TTGAAGTTTTCTTCACTCCCTTTATCAAAAGAGATGCTTCATAATCTGGGTGAGATAGGTTATAAAGAAATGACAGCTGTTCAGGAACAATCTCTTCCATTTATATTAGACGGAAAGGATGTTATTGCCGAGGCAAAAACAGGTTCTGGTAAAACAGCTGCTTTTGGTATAGGTCTTCTTAGTAAACTAAAAGTTAAAAAGTTTAGAGTTCAGTCACTGGTACTTTGTCCTACAAGAGAGTTAGCAGACCAAGTAGCAAAAGAACTTAGGTTATTGGCTCGTGCCACTCACAATGTTAAAGTCTTAACACTTTGTGGAGGAAGTGCTTTTGGCCCACAACTTGGTTCATTGGAGCATGGAGCACATATCATAGTTGGAACACCAGGAAGAATTTTAAAACATCTAAAAAAAGAAACACTTAGTTTAGAAGATTTAGAAATTCTTGTTCTTGATGAAGCAGATAGAATGTTAGATATGGGTTTTAAAGAAGAGATTGATGAGGTATTGCTTTTTTGTAAAAAGAGAAAACAAACACTGCTCTTTTCAGCTACTTATACAGATGAAATCATGCAGGTTAGTAAAACTCTTCAGCATGAAGCGGTGAGTGTAAAAACTGTCTCTACTGAGAAACGAAACAATATTATTGAGCGATTTTATGAATCTTCAGATGCTAAAAAACTAGAGATACTTATAAACATATTTAGTAATTTTAAACCTCAAAATGTCATAGTTTTTACAAATACAAAAATTCAAGCAAAAGAGTTAGCCGAGAACTTACAAAAACAAAAGATAGATGCCTTAGCAATCCATGGAGAGCTAGAACAGTATGAGCGAAATGATGTTCTTGTTCAGTTCTCAAACAAAAGTTGTCCAATATTAGTAGCCACTGATGTGGCAGCTCGTGGTTTAGATATAAAAGAGCTTTCAATGGTTGTAAATTATGATTTGCCACATCAAACAGAAACTTATACACATCGCATCGGAAGAACTGGTAGAGCAGGTAAAGATGGTTTGGCTTTTACTCTTTTTTCTTCTTACGAGATAGAAAATATTGAGGAATATAAAGATGAAACAAGACTCTTTGAAGATGCTTTAGACTTAAAAAGAGTAAATGGATTTGAGATGAAACCTCAATACATTACACTTGTTATTGAGGGTGGTAAAAAAGACAAAGTTCGCGCAGGTGATATTCTTGGTGCTTTAACGGGGGATGCTGGATTAAAAGGTAGCTCAATTGGTAAAATAGATATCTATGAAAGACAAAGTTATGTTGCAATAGAGAGTAAACTTATAGATGAAGCACATGAGAAACTAAACCGTGGTAAAATAAAAAATAAAAAATTCTCTGTTTGGGTATTGTAA
- a CDS encoding YwbE family protein, producing the protein MNGTKRTNIKHGKSVAIVLKQDQASGLLTDGIVRDILTSSASHPHGIKVRLMSGEVGRVKEIY; encoded by the coding sequence ATGAACGGCACAAAACGGACAAATATAAAACATGGTAAAAGCGTGGCAATAGTTTTAAAACAAGACCAAGCAAGTGGGCTTTTGACAGATGGGATAGTACGAGATATTTTAACTTCATCTGCATCTCATCCGCATGGTATTAAGGTACGCCTTATGAGTGGTGAAGTTGGTAGAGTTAAGGAAATATATTGA